A genomic window from Maledivibacter sp. includes:
- a CDS encoding radical SAM protein — protein MGKHELDLEAKLYQKTVIDKIKKIKFKKGSESPFVVELDPTTQCNLNCLGCISGELLNQQYFSSERLLKLGKELVDNDIKAVILIGGGEPLCHPAIGDLIEFLGENDVKIGLTTNGVLIDKYIDVISKYCTWTRVSVDAGTEQMYKYLRPHKSGKSLFNKVISNMRMLAESKTGRLGYSFLIRTDADGFNITKTNIFELYDAAKLAKNIGCDYFEAKPSYNMNHFLVMHKKDYMGKAKTEIDKLSNLEDDKFRILKSINLEFTLKNKLNIQPKNYHGCPVSELRTLITPSGVYVCPYFRGRKDMCIGDLQNSEFYDMWNGQQRAEVMERLDPQKDCKMHCIRHKSNLTLFKMQQSVDDITELEDFNFFI, from the coding sequence TTGGGAAAACATGAGTTAGATCTAGAAGCTAAATTATATCAAAAAACAGTAATAGACAAGATAAAGAAAATAAAATTTAAAAAAGGCTCAGAAAGTCCCTTCGTGGTGGAATTAGATCCAACAACACAATGTAATCTTAATTGTTTAGGATGTATTAGTGGTGAGCTTTTAAACCAACAATATTTTTCCTCTGAACGACTTTTAAAACTGGGAAAAGAACTTGTAGACAATGATATCAAAGCCGTAATATTAATTGGTGGAGGAGAACCTCTATGTCATCCTGCTATTGGTGATTTAATTGAGTTTCTAGGGGAAAATGATGTAAAAATAGGGCTTACAACAAATGGAGTATTAATTGATAAATATATTGATGTTATATCGAAATATTGTACTTGGACAAGGGTGTCTGTTGATGCAGGTACTGAACAAATGTATAAATACTTGAGACCACATAAAAGTGGAAAATCATTGTTTAATAAAGTTATTTCAAATATGAGAATGTTAGCTGAAAGCAAAACTGGGAGATTAGGATATTCTTTTTTAATTAGAACCGATGCTGATGGATTCAATATTACAAAAACAAATATTTTTGAATTGTATGATGCAGCAAAACTAGCTAAGAATATAGGATGTGATTATTTTGAAGCAAAACCAAGCTACAATATGAATCATTTTCTAGTTATGCACAAAAAAGACTATATGGGAAAAGCAAAAACGGAAATTGATAAATTATCTAACTTAGAAGATGATAAATTTAGAATATTAAAATCTATAAACCTTGAATTCACCTTAAAAAACAAGCTAAATATTCAACCCAAAAATTATCATGGATGTCCTGTTTCCGAACTAAGAACTTTAATTACTCCTTCTGGAGTTTATGTATGCCCGTATTTTAGGGGAAGAAAAGATATGTGTATTGGTGATTTACAGAATAGTGAATTTTACGATATGTGGAATGGACAACAAAGAGCAGAGGTTATGGAAAGGTTGGATCCTCAAAAAGATTGCAAGATGCATTGCATAAGACATAAATCTAACCTGACACTATTTAAAATGCAGCAATCGGTTGATGATATAACAGAATTAGAAGATTTTAATTTCTTTATATAA
- a CDS encoding aldehyde dehydrogenase family protein, whose protein sequence is MIENIKEKIDNLVIEKRAFIDGLYIEALDGEIIKKVSPADGRDISGLSSCKKEDVDIAVKIAKQRSDEKVWVDKEPKEKKAILLKLADLMEENREELALLDTLETGRTIRNYYYDSIPKAIEAMRWFAESVDKYYDHAIMPRTNSFATITKEPLGVVGIITPWNDPLVVACWKFVPALLMGNSVVLKPAEQSSFSILKVAKLAIDAGVPKGVFNVVPGLGETAGKALALHNDVRSIFFTGSSKIGKLILQYSGQSNMKKVGLECGGKSPFIVSKKCRDLEEAAKVLAKNIFYNQGQICSAPSRLIIDKVIKDEFINCLKKQSEKYVPGDPFDITNEVGAVISKQQKEKIENYIRKGEESGAKVIRSGYKPQSIKSGLFVMPTIFDNVNQDSIIAQEEIFGPVIVIISVDSIQEAISVANNSKYGLAASVWTNDIDEAYQISRRLNAGIVHINSYGEDDNTVPFGGCKESGIGKDKSVYAFDEYTNTKTTWMKFKSI, encoded by the coding sequence ATGATTGAGAATATAAAAGAAAAGATAGATAATTTAGTAATAGAGAAAAGAGCTTTTATAGATGGTCTATATATAGAAGCGTTAGATGGAGAGATAATTAAAAAAGTTAGTCCTGCTGATGGAAGAGATATTTCAGGGCTAAGTTCTTGTAAAAAGGAAGATGTTGATATTGCTGTAAAAATTGCAAAGCAGCGTTCTGATGAAAAGGTATGGGTAGATAAAGAACCAAAGGAAAAAAAAGCAATATTATTAAAGCTTGCAGATTTGATGGAAGAAAATAGAGAAGAGCTTGCTTTGCTAGATACTTTAGAAACAGGGAGAACAATAAGAAACTACTATTATGACTCTATTCCAAAAGCAATTGAAGCTATGAGGTGGTTTGCAGAAAGTGTTGATAAGTACTATGATCATGCAATTATGCCACGGACAAATTCCTTTGCAACAATAACAAAGGAACCTCTTGGAGTAGTGGGAATCATAACTCCATGGAATGACCCTCTTGTAGTTGCTTGCTGGAAATTTGTTCCTGCTTTATTAATGGGTAATTCTGTTGTATTAAAGCCTGCTGAGCAATCATCATTTTCAATTTTAAAAGTAGCAAAGCTTGCTATTGATGCTGGGGTACCAAAAGGAGTTTTTAATGTTGTACCTGGATTGGGGGAAACAGCAGGAAAAGCTCTTGCGTTACATAATGATGTTAGGAGTATATTTTTTACAGGTTCTTCTAAAATAGGTAAGTTGATACTACAATACTCAGGTCAATCAAACATGAAAAAAGTTGGTTTAGAATGTGGTGGAAAAAGTCCGTTTATAGTTTCAAAAAAATGTAGGGATTTAGAAGAAGCTGCTAAAGTATTGGCGAAAAATATTTTCTATAATCAAGGGCAAATATGCTCTGCTCCTTCTCGGTTAATTATTGACAAAGTTATTAAAGATGAATTTATTAATTGTTTGAAAAAGCAAAGTGAGAAATATGTGCCGGGGGATCCCTTTGATATAACAAATGAAGTAGGTGCTGTTATCAGTAAACAACAAAAAGAAAAAATTGAAAATTATATACGTAAAGGGGAAGAATCTGGAGCAAAAGTTATAAGATCTGGATATAAGCCTCAATCAATCAAAAGTGGTTTGTTTGTGATGCCTACTATATTTGACAATGTTAATCAAGATTCAATTATTGCGCAGGAAGAGATATTTGGACCAGTGATTGTTATAATAAGTGTTGATTCCATTCAAGAAGCAATATCCGTTGCAAACAACTCAAAATATGGTTTAGCTGCTTCGGTTTGGACAAATGATATTGATGAAGCATATCAGATTTCACGAAGACTAAATGCTGGAATTGTACACATTAATAGTTACGGTGAAGATGATAATACAGTTCCATTCGGTGGTTGTAAAGAATCAGGTATAGGTAAAGACAAATCAGTTTATGCGTTTGATGAATATACTAACACCAAAACAACATGGATGAAATTCAAATCTATATAA
- a CDS encoding ATP-grasp domain-containing protein: MMRDKKKLLIAGGGHSDIPLILAGKKLGFYVITTGNQINGPNGLGHSYADEYHYGDYSDKEEILALAKKLKIDAICACCNDFSAISSAYVAEKLGLPGHDSYEKTLILHHKDRYRKFALENNIPTPFAQSYSSVKEALESIGEHKFSLMVKPIDLTGGKGVSKINCKEEYRNAVEKAFSISRAKCIVVEEFIGGSQHTFSAFIRDGKVVFYFGDNEFSYLNPYLVSTSSTPAIVPKTVDKRLIKISETISSILSLKTGLFHIQYLLQGEDPIIIEITRRCPGDLYSYPVNYLTGADYASWIIRAATGMDCSELTYSKPKGYFGRHCVMSEKQGKVMDISFDESIQKNIVDKFMWWKKGDLVNDVLTSKFGIVFLKYDSLEEMINKTNKLNQLIKVYVE, translated from the coding sequence ATGATGAGGGATAAAAAAAAGCTTTTAATTGCTGGTGGTGGGCATTCAGATATTCCTTTAATTTTAGCTGGTAAAAAATTAGGTTTTTATGTAATTACGACTGGTAATCAAATTAATGGACCTAATGGACTTGGACATTCTTATGCTGATGAATATCATTATGGAGATTATTCAGATAAGGAAGAAATACTTGCTTTAGCAAAAAAGTTAAAAATTGATGCAATTTGTGCTTGTTGTAATGACTTTTCTGCAATATCTTCAGCATATGTAGCTGAGAAATTAGGACTTCCAGGTCATGATTCGTACGAAAAAACATTGATACTTCATCACAAAGATAGATATCGTAAATTCGCTTTAGAGAATAATATTCCAACACCTTTTGCACAGAGCTATAGTAGTGTTAAAGAAGCCTTAGAGTCGATAGGCGAACATAAATTTTCATTAATGGTAAAACCTATTGACTTAACTGGTGGAAAAGGTGTTTCTAAAATAAATTGTAAAGAAGAGTATAGAAATGCAGTTGAAAAAGCTTTTTCTATCTCTCGAGCTAAATGTATTGTTGTAGAGGAATTTATAGGAGGTTCTCAACATACTTTTTCAGCTTTTATTAGAGATGGGAAAGTGGTTTTTTATTTTGGCGATAATGAATTTTCATACTTAAATCCGTACCTTGTTTCAACATCATCAACTCCTGCAATAGTACCAAAAACAGTTGATAAAAGACTAATAAAAATATCCGAGACAATATCATCGATATTATCTTTGAAGACGGGACTTTTCCATATTCAATATTTACTACAAGGTGAAGATCCAATAATTATTGAAATTACGAGACGTTGTCCGGGTGATTTATATTCGTATCCTGTTAATTACTTAACTGGCGCAGATTATGCTTCGTGGATTATCAGAGCTGCTACCGGAATGGATTGTAGCGAATTAACTTATTCAAAACCTAAAGGTTATTTTGGGAGACATTGTGTTATGAGTGAAAAACAAGGTAAAGTAATGGATATTAGTTTTGATGAATCTATTCAAAAGAATATTGTGGATAAATTTATGTGGTGGAAAAAAGGAGACTTAGTTAATGATGTATTAACTTCTAAGTTTGGTATAGTTTTTTTAAAATACGATTCATTGGAAGAAATGATCAATAAAACCAATAAATTAAATCAATTAATTAAAGTTTATGTTGAATAG
- a CDS encoding B12-binding domain-containing radical SAM protein → MRKMNQLLVMPRIVDRAGEWYVFPLGIPYVSSSLKKEGFNVYTLNLNNIEGYIEDILRKEIKEKEIDILLTGGLTSQYNLIKPIISTAKNIKQDIITIVGGGIITSAPEAAMEALEFVDYGVIGEGEITNCKLHHALENNEDIGKIDGIIYRKNGSYCITNPREEIQNLDDIPFPDYKGFDFDKIMDIGANFNGMNETNTVTMISSRSCPFQCTFCFHTNGKKYRQRSLDNFFKELDYLVEEYGVKYLLIADELFANNMKRVKEFCDRIKKYNIKWAAQFRVSDITSELVNLVKGSNCAIIQFGLESADNRILKSMKKYITIEQIESALKIVYDAGITIQGNFIFGDAEETLETANNTLKWWREHIHYGISLNFITIYPGTELYKNACDKGLIEDEIEYIKQGCLSINVSKMSDKERAWLSEQIVTLPNQEPQSIENINLDYANGIISLQGCCVSCNTKNIWGNIKMFTRNVLTCNKCGKRHKIPVMYEVTSTIDRNVEILLEKYDRIAFWGINDFFSDFSKHLNSVLSDSIYYVDDTQMKQGSRISGKVIYSPEIIKEKNIKLVIVPVRSIFTIIEQRVESDFKNVKTTKSILDLINCD, encoded by the coding sequence ATGAGGAAAATGAATCAACTTTTAGTTATGCCGAGGATTGTGGACAGAGCTGGAGAATGGTATGTTTTTCCTTTGGGTATACCATATGTATCTTCTAGTCTTAAAAAGGAAGGATTTAACGTATACACTTTAAATCTAAATAATATAGAAGGTTATATAGAAGATATTTTAAGAAAGGAAATCAAAGAAAAGGAAATAGATATTTTATTGACTGGTGGTCTTACTTCTCAGTATAATCTTATCAAACCTATAATAAGCACAGCAAAAAATATCAAACAAGATATTATTACAATAGTTGGTGGAGGGATAATAACTAGTGCTCCAGAAGCCGCAATGGAAGCTCTTGAATTTGTTGATTATGGAGTTATTGGAGAGGGAGAAATTACAAATTGTAAATTACATCATGCTCTTGAAAATAATGAAGATATAGGAAAAATAGATGGAATTATATATAGAAAAAATGGTAGTTATTGTATTACGAATCCCAGAGAAGAAATACAAAATTTAGATGACATACCATTTCCAGATTATAAAGGTTTTGATTTTGATAAAATAATGGATATAGGTGCAAATTTCAATGGTATGAATGAAACAAATACAGTAACCATGATATCAAGTCGTTCGTGCCCATTTCAATGTACTTTTTGTTTTCACACAAATGGGAAAAAATATAGGCAACGTTCGCTGGATAACTTTTTTAAAGAATTAGATTATTTAGTTGAGGAATATGGTGTTAAATATCTATTAATTGCTGATGAACTTTTTGCTAATAACATGAAAAGAGTTAAAGAGTTCTGTGATCGTATTAAAAAATACAATATTAAATGGGCTGCACAATTTCGGGTTTCAGATATTACTTCGGAGTTAGTAAACCTTGTAAAAGGCAGTAATTGCGCTATTATTCAATTCGGACTTGAGAGTGCAGATAACCGTATCCTAAAAAGCATGAAAAAATATATTACCATTGAACAAATCGAAAGTGCTTTAAAAATAGTATATGATGCGGGCATTACTATACAAGGGAATTTCATCTTCGGAGATGCAGAAGAAACATTAGAAACCGCAAATAATACTTTGAAATGGTGGAGAGAGCATATACATTATGGAATAAGTCTAAATTTTATAACTATATATCCAGGTACAGAATTATATAAAAATGCTTGTGATAAGGGGCTTATAGAAGATGAAATCGAGTATATAAAACAAGGATGTTTATCAATTAATGTATCTAAAATGTCTGATAAAGAAAGGGCTTGGTTATCTGAACAAATAGTGACATTGCCAAACCAAGAACCTCAAAGCATAGAAAATATTAATTTAGACTATGCTAATGGAATTATTAGTTTACAAGGTTGTTGTGTTTCATGTAACACTAAAAATATCTGGGGAAACATAAAAATGTTTACAAGGAATGTATTGACATGTAATAAATGTGGTAAAAGGCATAAAATACCTGTAATGTATGAGGTAACTAGTACTATTGATAGAAATGTTGAGATTCTTTTAGAAAAGTACGATAGAATCGCATTTTGGGGAATCAATGATTTTTTTTCTGATTTTTCTAAACATTTAAACTCAGTACTTAGCGATAGTATTTATTATGTGGATGATACTCAAATGAAACAAGGTAGCAGGATTAGTGGTAAAGTAATTTACTCGCCAGAAATAATAAAGGAAAAAAATATTAAACTCGTAATAGTTCCAGTAAGGTCAATATTTACTATTATTGAGCAAAGAGTTGAGAGTGATTTTAAAAATGTTAAGACTACAAAGAGTATATTAGATTTAATTAATTGTGATTAA
- the rffA gene encoding dTDP-4-amino-4,6-dideoxygalactose transaminase — translation MIFFNKPYISKNEEKNIRDVLTNHKTCGDGYYTKKVSKFIEERLNTKKALMTTSCSSALDMSSILLDLKEGDEVIMPSYTFVSTANSVILRGAKPVFVDIEENTLNIDINRIEEKITKNTKAIYPVHYAGVSCDMDKLLEIAKTYKLKVVEDAAQGVNAKYKDRYLGTMGDLGCYSFHETKNYSCGEGGCLLVNRDNLLIERAEIIREKGTNRSQFFRGEVDKYTWTDIGSSYLPSEVLMSMLLSQFEEMESINEGRKSIYDSYYEGLRDLELKEKLRLPRIPKYSESNCHMFYIILNSSEDRDRLMLKLRDRDIQAVFHYIPLHSSPMGQKLGYRKGDLEITEDLSLRLLRLPLHLYISMNNIKKILDSIHYILA, via the coding sequence ATGATTTTTTTTAACAAACCCTATATTAGTAAAAACGAAGAAAAAAATATTAGAGATGTATTAACGAATCATAAAACTTGTGGTGATGGATACTATACAAAAAAGGTAAGTAAGTTCATTGAAGAAAGACTTAATACCAAAAAAGCTTTGATGACAACATCTTGCAGTTCTGCTTTAGATATGTCATCAATACTATTGGATTTAAAAGAAGGTGATGAAGTTATAATGCCTTCCTATACTTTTGTTTCCACCGCAAATTCAGTTATTTTAAGAGGAGCAAAACCTGTTTTTGTAGATATAGAAGAAAATACATTGAATATTGATATAAATAGGATAGAAGAAAAAATTACTAAGAATACAAAAGCCATATATCCTGTACATTATGCTGGCGTATCATGTGATATGGACAAGCTTTTAGAAATTGCAAAGACATACAAGCTTAAAGTTGTAGAGGATGCTGCACAAGGAGTTAATGCTAAATATAAGGATAGATACTTAGGAACTATGGGAGATTTAGGATGCTATAGTTTTCATGAAACTAAGAATTACTCCTGTGGTGAAGGTGGATGCCTTTTAGTAAATAGAGATAATCTATTAATAGAAAGGGCAGAAATTATAAGGGAAAAAGGTACAAATAGAAGTCAGTTTTTTAGAGGTGAAGTTGATAAATATACTTGGACTGATATAGGTTCAAGTTATTTACCTTCTGAAGTGTTAATGTCTATGCTATTATCTCAGTTTGAAGAAATGGAATCTATAAATGAAGGAAGAAAAAGTATATATGATTCCTATTATGAAGGGCTTAGAGACTTAGAATTAAAAGAGAAGCTGAGATTGCCTAGAATTCCAAAATATTCAGAGTCAAATTGCCATATGTTCTACATCATTCTTAATAGTAGTGAAGATAGAGATAGACTAATGTTAAAATTGAGAGATAGAGATATACAAGCCGTATTTCATTACATTCCCCTTCATTCTTCGCCTATGGGTCAAAAATTAGGTTATAGAAAAGGTGATTTAGAAATTACTGAAGATCTAAGTTTAAGATTATTAAGACTACCATTACATTTATATATTTCAATGAACAATATTAAGAAGATTTTAGATTCTATTCATTATATATTAGCCTAA
- the rfbB gene encoding dTDP-glucose 4,6-dehydratase, which translates to MKTYLVTGGYGFIGSNFIRYLFNKYLDIRIINIDKLTYAGNVQNLRDIQDVSNYIFVKGDICNRNIVEKIFKEYDIDYVVNFAAESHVDRSIKNSDIFIRTNVLGTQVLLDVVKKYWEKEKGFIKGRKYVQISTDEVYGSLESDGYFTESTPLNPRNPYSACKASADILVKSYHYTYKMPVIITRCSNNYGPYQFPEKLIPLIINNALQGKDLPIYGDGKNIRDWIYVKEHCKAIDKIIQAGVVGQVYNIGGHNEKTNIDVVKVIVRELKNLLNDNDERKKHISDKLIKFVEDRKGHDRRYAIDPNKVEKNIGWKSEIKFDDGIKKTIKWYLNNTEWLEDIMSGEYKKMNEEMYIKKVGDN; encoded by the coding sequence ATGAAAACTTATCTAGTAACAGGGGGCTATGGATTTATTGGCTCAAATTTCATAAGATATTTATTCAATAAGTATTTGGATATACGGATTATTAATATTGATAAGCTAACCTATGCTGGGAATGTGCAGAACCTGAGAGATATTCAAGATGTTAGTAATTATATATTTGTAAAAGGGGACATTTGTAACAGAAACATAGTAGAAAAAATTTTTAAGGAATATGATATAGACTACGTTGTAAATTTTGCTGCCGAAAGTCATGTAGATAGAAGTATAAAGAATTCAGATATATTTATTAGGACTAATGTCTTAGGAACACAAGTCTTACTAGATGTTGTAAAAAAATATTGGGAAAAAGAAAAAGGTTTTATTAAAGGAAGAAAATATGTACAAATATCTACAGATGAAGTATATGGTTCATTAGAAAGCGATGGCTATTTTACTGAAAGCACTCCCCTAAATCCTCGTAATCCTTATTCTGCTTGTAAAGCCAGTGCAGATATTTTAGTGAAATCCTATCATTATACTTATAAAATGCCTGTGATTATTACAAGGTGTAGTAATAATTATGGACCATATCAATTTCCTGAAAAGCTAATTCCACTGATAATTAATAATGCATTGCAAGGTAAAGATTTACCCATATATGGAGATGGAAAAAATATAAGAGATTGGATTTATGTAAAAGAACATTGCAAAGCTATAGATAAGATAATTCAAGCGGGTGTAGTTGGGCAAGTATATAATATAGGTGGACATAATGAAAAGACAAATATAGATGTAGTAAAAGTTATAGTTAGAGAATTGAAAAATCTATTGAATGACAACGATGAGAGAAAAAAACATATATCTGATAAGTTAATTAAGTTTGTTGAAGATAGAAAAGGACATGATAGAAGATACGCAATAGATCCAAATAAAGTGGAAAAAAATATTGGTTGGAAATCAGAAATTAAATTTGATGACGGAATTAAGAAGACAATTAAATGGTATTTAAATAATACAGAATGGCTTGAAGATATAATGTCAGGAGAATACAAAAAAATGAATGAAGAAATGTATATAAAAAAGGTGGGAGATAATTGA
- the rfbA gene encoding glucose-1-phosphate thymidylyltransferase RfbA: protein MKGIILAGGKGTRLYPTTKAISKHLMPIYDKPMIYYSLSTLMLTGIREILIISTPEDVDSYKKLLGEGKHIGLNIEYAIQYKPKGIAEAFVIGERFIGKDSVCLILGDNFFYGQGFVKKLERAKNFKIGATIFGYYVKNPKDFGVLEFDSNGNVLSIEEKPQNPKSNYAVPGLYFYDNNVVEIAKTIEPSKRGELEITSINQEYLRRKKLRFEIFGRGMAWLDTGTSRGLLEASNFVEAIQNRQGLYIACIEEIAYRNKYLSSTQLMELANQYKQTEYSNYLLSII from the coding sequence TTGAAAGGAATAATCTTAGCTGGTGGAAAAGGAACGAGACTATATCCTACTACTAAGGCAATTTCCAAGCATTTGATGCCAATATATGATAAACCCATGATTTATTATTCGCTATCTACCCTCATGTTGACAGGTATAAGGGAAATATTAATAATATCTACTCCAGAGGATGTAGATTCTTATAAAAAACTTTTAGGAGAGGGTAAGCATATCGGTTTAAATATTGAGTATGCCATTCAATATAAACCAAAAGGAATAGCGGAAGCCTTTGTTATTGGTGAAAGATTTATTGGAAAGGATAGTGTATGTCTTATTTTAGGAGATAACTTCTTTTATGGACAAGGATTTGTGAAAAAACTAGAAAGAGCAAAAAACTTTAAAATAGGAGCTACTATTTTTGGATATTATGTAAAAAATCCAAAGGATTTTGGTGTATTAGAATTTGATAGCAATGGTAATGTGTTATCAATAGAAGAAAAACCACAGAATCCAAAATCTAATTATGCTGTTCCAGGATTATATTTTTATGATAATAATGTAGTAGAAATAGCAAAAACTATAGAACCGTCTAAACGAGGTGAACTTGAAATTACATCCATAAATCAAGAGTATCTTAGAAGAAAGAAATTGAGATTTGAAATATTTGGAAGAGGAATGGCTTGGCTAGATACTGGAACAAGTAGAGGGTTGCTAGAGGCTTCAAACTTTGTTGAAGCTATCCAGAACAGACAAGGATTATATATTGCTTGTATTGAAGAAATAGCTTATAGGAATAAATATCTGAGTAGTACTCAATTGATGGAATTAGCAAACCAGTATAAGCAAACTGAATATAGCAATTATTTATTAAGCATTATATAA
- a CDS encoding sulfatase-like hydrolase/transferase, translated as MKLQKRIVEKVNELKTQKENIKELVNKGDLKSAKFKLERYKCEISYDIDIYSIEATILICEGKLYDAKSILEKGLKLKPFNFDLNYNLAYVYRLESSILISLDYYLNAVRCANNSQEKDLIIDVLKQITCDSNIINSLGKDYMLFKDKLHKIINYRAEHDNRHFPITENNELLISTAIFKDERGGYYSNYYRSEELLNYPTSLWKIFKNEILYGKKIRRKVELEIKENSIIPISTTSFDTKLKLKVNDEEYKIEKLIPNRFSYFSIDKNSKVSINSNKTFILGQSLNKEDKNKIKLVLPIFIDGLSQSVIEGKNFRKLMPNTYEFFKEGTKFTNYYTNGEWTLPAVANIFTGKYTTNHKLFNPRINYDIGRETPLLSEQFKNQGYFTFQACGDWRKSPLYGYAKGFNRTIYQSAAWSKMGCEEVICEAVEQLRAFKDRSHFMWLSIFELHHACDDIFYKISSQINNSLFSKTITHDENKSVDRGFDERRIEKYVNELQRVDLYLGFLYGFIEKTYKDDEIMVMILSDHGQGFLDKNKELLKESRIKVPFMIKGRNIPAGYCDEIMESVDVYPTLLRLCDIEFTEELDGKLPKYFKGEGEKKFSYTESIYPEKTYKASINDKEHNFMFESKYLVDNDGRFDISDCFFRLISKKTGETETELYLDKVEEYLDIIFEHTKEYIKI; from the coding sequence ATGAAATTACAAAAAAGGATAGTTGAAAAAGTTAATGAACTCAAAACCCAGAAAGAAAATATAAAAGAATTAGTGAATAAAGGCGATTTAAAATCAGCTAAATTTAAATTAGAAAGGTATAAATGTGAGATATCTTATGATATTGATATATACTCCATAGAAGCAACAATTCTTATTTGTGAAGGAAAGCTATATGATGCTAAAAGCATACTTGAAAAAGGACTTAAGCTAAAACCCTTTAATTTTGACTTGAACTATAACTTAGCATATGTATATAGATTGGAAAGTAGTATACTTATAAGCTTAGATTATTACCTTAATGCAGTTAGATGTGCAAATAATTCACAAGAAAAAGATTTAATTATAGATGTCTTAAAGCAAATAACATGTGATTCTAATATAATAAACTCATTAGGTAAAGATTATATGTTATTTAAGGATAAACTTCATAAAATAATTAACTATAGGGCAGAGCATGATAACAGACATTTCCCTATAACAGAAAATAATGAATTATTGATATCTACGGCTATATTTAAAGATGAAAGAGGAGGATACTACAGTAATTATTATAGGAGTGAAGAACTATTAAATTATCCTACAAGTCTTTGGAAAATCTTTAAAAATGAAATTTTGTATGGCAAAAAAATTAGAAGAAAAGTAGAGTTAGAGATAAAAGAAAACTCTATTATACCCATATCCACAACGAGTTTCGATACAAAACTAAAGCTTAAGGTTAATGATGAGGAGTATAAGATTGAAAAGCTTATCCCCAATAGATTTAGCTATTTTTCCATAGATAAAAATTCTAAGGTGAGTATAAATTCAAATAAGACCTTTATTCTAGGGCAAAGTTTAAATAAAGAAGATAAAAATAAAATTAAATTGGTGCTTCCAATCTTTATTGATGGACTTAGTCAAAGTGTGATTGAAGGAAAAAACTTTAGAAAGCTTATGCCAAATACCTATGAGTTTTTTAAGGAGGGAACAAAATTCACCAATTATTATACAAATGGAGAATGGACACTTCCAGCGGTTGCGAATATTTTTACTGGCAAATATACCACAAATCATAAATTGTTTAATCCAAGAATTAATTATGATATAGGAAGAGAAACTCCTTTACTAAGTGAACAATTTAAAAACCAAGGATATTTTACATTTCAGGCATGTGGAGATTGGAGAAAAAGCCCACTTTATGGCTATGCTAAGGGCTTTAATAGAACAATATATCAGAGTGCAGCTTGGAGTAAAATGGGTTGTGAAGAGGTTATTTGTGAAGCAGTTGAACAACTTAGAGCTTTTAAAGATAGGAGTCATTTCATGTGGCTTAGTATTTTTGAACTTCATCATGCCTGTGATGATATATTTTATAAAATAAGTAGTCAGATTAATAATAGCTTATTTTCCAAAACAATAACCCATGATGAAAATAAATCTGTGGATAGAGGATTTGATGAAAGAAGAATAGAAAAGTATGTAAATGAGCTGCAAAGGGTAGATTTGTATTTAGGATTCTTATATGGATTTATAGAAAAAACATATAAGGATGATGAGATAATGGTTATGATTTTATCAGATCATGGACAAGGGTTTTTAGATAAAAATAAGGAGTTATTAAAAGAAAGTAGAATTAAAGTGCCATTTATGATAAAGGGTAGAAACATACCAGCTGGTTATTGTGATGAGATAATGGAATCAGTTGATGTTTATCCTACATTATTAAGGCTTTGTGATATTGAGTTCACTGAAGAATTAGATGGTAAACTACCAAAGTATTTTAAGGGTGAAGGGGAGAAAAAATTCTCATATACTGAAAGTATTTATCCCGAAAAGACCTATAAAGCTTCAATAAATGATAAGGAGCATAATTTTATGTTTGAATCAAAATACTTGGTAGATAATGACGGTAGATTTGATATATCAGATTGTTTCTTTAGATTGATAAGTAAAAAAACAGGTGAAACTGAAACCGAACTATATTTAGATAAAGTAGAAGAATATTTGGATATAATTTTTGAACATACAAAAGAATATATTAAAATTTAA